The Maniola hyperantus chromosome 9, iAphHyp1.2, whole genome shotgun sequence genome includes a region encoding these proteins:
- the LOC117985315 gene encoding uncharacterized protein isoform X2, with protein sequence MCSKLVGLASTKCVAANYYHPVDYVENIDNPEAWQGRIVSGWEARPGQHPHQVSLRMITLLGSVSSCGGSVVAREWVITSAHCTATRISIVVRAGVTSLSQPEFIVESSLYYNYPTFDSSRPGVVQPDDIALVKLPIKLDYSRNLQPIRIQSSADAHRNYEDLVVYASGFGRTWTNGATTEVLRWTYLRAVSNPTCAQVFGSRIITANTLCARYYNVTSQSVCQGDSGGPLVHVDARGVPILIGVSSFVAGEPFGCHSGLPSGFARPGPFHSWYKEVTEIDFENLEEDTTTSTTTAAPTTVTFPTVTVPTVTTPNVTVPTVTIPTVTTPNITVPTVTIPTLTTPNITVPTVIVPTITTPNITYPTITVPTITTPNMTVPTVTFPSSTTPNITFSTVTVPSITTPNITFPSSTTPNITFSTATVPSITTPNITFPSSTTPNITFSTVTVPSITTPNITFPSSTTPNITFSTVTVPTITTSNSTFPNVTISTMTTPYYTSTPNSTFPTPNITISTTPTPPTTTPTPEDDGDDEDDPELSELLKRLEVKVGVVVRLTKRGRNNNKEVLVD encoded by the exons AtgtgttcgaaactagtcgggctagcgtctaCTAAATGC GTGGCGGCCAATTACTACCACCCAGTGGATTATGTAGAAAATATTGACAACCCAG AGGCATGGCAGGGCCGCATCGTGTCGGGCTGGGAGGCGCGCCCCGGCCAGCACCCGCACCAGGTGTCGCTGCGCATGATCACCCTCCTCGGCTCCGTGAGCAGCTGCGGCGGCAGCGTCGTGGCGCGCGAGTGGGTCATCACGTCTGCACACTGCACCGCCAC GCGAATCTCGATAGTGGTCCGCGCGGGTGTGACCTCGCTGTCTCAGCCCGAGTTCATCGTAGAGTCGTCGCTGTACTACAACTACCCCACGTTCGACTCCAGCCGGCCGGGCGTGGTGCAGCCCGACGACATCGCGCTCGTCAAACTGCCCATAAAGCTGGACTATAGCA GAAATCTTCAACCCATTCGCATCCAATCATCAGCAGATGCTCACAGGAACTATGAGGACTTGGTCGTCTACGCGAGTGGTTTCGGCCGGACCTGGACAAACG GAGCAACGACGGAGGTCCTGCGCTGGACGTACCTGCGCGCGGTGTCCAACCCCACCTGCGCACAAGTGTTCGGCTCCAGGATCATCACCGCCAACACTCTGTGCGCACGATACTACAACGTCACGTCGCAGTCTGTGTGCCAG GGTGACAGCGGTGGCCCGCTGGTGCACGTGGACGCACGAGGAGTGCCGATCCTCATCGGAGTGAGCTCGTTCGTGGCCGGCGAACCCTTCGGCTGCCACTCGGGCCTGCCTTCCG GTTTCGCCCGCCCCGGACCTTTCCACAGCTGGTACAAGGAAGTTACTGAAATCGATTTTGAAAACTTGGAAGAGGACACTACAACTTCTACAACTACAGCTGCCCCGACCACCGTCACTTTCCCTACCGTGACTGTTCCTACGGTAACCACCCCTAATGTAACCGTTCCTACGGTAACCATCCCAACTGTAACCACCCCTAATATAACTGTTCCTACGGTAACCATCCCAACTTTAACCACCCCTAATATAACTGTTCCCACAGTAATTGTCCCTACTATAACTACCCCCAATATAACCTACCCTACAATAACCGTCCCTACTATAACCACCCCTAACATGACTGTTCCCACAGTAACTTTTCCTAGTTCAACAACCCCCAATATAACTTTCTCTACAGTAACTGTTCCGTCTATAACTACCCCTAATATAACTTTTCCTAGTTCAACAACCCCCAATATAACTTTCTCTACAGCAACTGTTCCGTCTATAACTACCCCTAATATAACTTTTCCTAGTTCAACAACCCCCAATATAACTTTCTCTACAGTAACTGTTCCGTCTATAACTACCCCTAATATAACTTTTCCTAGTTCAACAACCCCCAATATAACTTTCTCTACAGTAACTGTTCCTACTATAACAACCTCTAATTCCACTTTCCCTAACGTAACTATTTCTACTATGACTACACCATATTATACGAGTACCCCTAACTCGACTTTCCCCACTCCTAATATTACTATCTCTACCACTCCTACTCCGCCTACCACGACCCCTACCCCGGaggatgatggtgatgatgaagatgatccAGAGCTCTCAGAACTGCTCAAGAGGCTAGAAGTGAAAGTTGGAGTTGTGGTCAGACTCACTAAACGTGGAAGGAATAATAATAAGGAAGTGCTTGTAgattaa
- the LOC117985315 gene encoding uncharacterized protein isoform X1: MLRSAAFCVLAVISQVVAANYYHPVDYVENIDNPEAWQGRIVSGWEARPGQHPHQVSLRMITLLGSVSSCGGSVVAREWVITSAHCTATRISIVVRAGVTSLSQPEFIVESSLYYNYPTFDSSRPGVVQPDDIALVKLPIKLDYSRNLQPIRIQSSADAHRNYEDLVVYASGFGRTWTNGATTEVLRWTYLRAVSNPTCAQVFGSRIITANTLCARYYNVTSQSVCQGDSGGPLVHVDARGVPILIGVSSFVAGEPFGCHSGLPSGFARPGPFHSWYKEVTEIDFENLEEDTTTSTTTAAPTTVTFPTVTVPTVTTPNVTVPTVTIPTVTTPNITVPTVTIPTLTTPNITVPTVIVPTITTPNITYPTITVPTITTPNMTVPTVTFPSSTTPNITFSTVTVPSITTPNITFPSSTTPNITFSTATVPSITTPNITFPSSTTPNITFSTVTVPSITTPNITFPSSTTPNITFSTVTVPTITTSNSTFPNVTISTMTTPYYTSTPNSTFPTPNITISTTPTPPTTTPTPEDDGDDEDDPELSELLKRLEVKVGVVVRLTKRGRNNNKEVLVD; encoded by the exons ATGTTGCGGAGTGCGGCGTTCTGTGTGCTTGCGGTGATCAGCCAGGTG GTGGCGGCCAATTACTACCACCCAGTGGATTATGTAGAAAATATTGACAACCCAG AGGCATGGCAGGGCCGCATCGTGTCGGGCTGGGAGGCGCGCCCCGGCCAGCACCCGCACCAGGTGTCGCTGCGCATGATCACCCTCCTCGGCTCCGTGAGCAGCTGCGGCGGCAGCGTCGTGGCGCGCGAGTGGGTCATCACGTCTGCACACTGCACCGCCAC GCGAATCTCGATAGTGGTCCGCGCGGGTGTGACCTCGCTGTCTCAGCCCGAGTTCATCGTAGAGTCGTCGCTGTACTACAACTACCCCACGTTCGACTCCAGCCGGCCGGGCGTGGTGCAGCCCGACGACATCGCGCTCGTCAAACTGCCCATAAAGCTGGACTATAGCA GAAATCTTCAACCCATTCGCATCCAATCATCAGCAGATGCTCACAGGAACTATGAGGACTTGGTCGTCTACGCGAGTGGTTTCGGCCGGACCTGGACAAACG GAGCAACGACGGAGGTCCTGCGCTGGACGTACCTGCGCGCGGTGTCCAACCCCACCTGCGCACAAGTGTTCGGCTCCAGGATCATCACCGCCAACACTCTGTGCGCACGATACTACAACGTCACGTCGCAGTCTGTGTGCCAG GGTGACAGCGGTGGCCCGCTGGTGCACGTGGACGCACGAGGAGTGCCGATCCTCATCGGAGTGAGCTCGTTCGTGGCCGGCGAACCCTTCGGCTGCCACTCGGGCCTGCCTTCCG GTTTCGCCCGCCCCGGACCTTTCCACAGCTGGTACAAGGAAGTTACTGAAATCGATTTTGAAAACTTGGAAGAGGACACTACAACTTCTACAACTACAGCTGCCCCGACCACCGTCACTTTCCCTACCGTGACTGTTCCTACGGTAACCACCCCTAATGTAACCGTTCCTACGGTAACCATCCCAACTGTAACCACCCCTAATATAACTGTTCCTACGGTAACCATCCCAACTTTAACCACCCCTAATATAACTGTTCCCACAGTAATTGTCCCTACTATAACTACCCCCAATATAACCTACCCTACAATAACCGTCCCTACTATAACCACCCCTAACATGACTGTTCCCACAGTAACTTTTCCTAGTTCAACAACCCCCAATATAACTTTCTCTACAGTAACTGTTCCGTCTATAACTACCCCTAATATAACTTTTCCTAGTTCAACAACCCCCAATATAACTTTCTCTACAGCAACTGTTCCGTCTATAACTACCCCTAATATAACTTTTCCTAGTTCAACAACCCCCAATATAACTTTCTCTACAGTAACTGTTCCGTCTATAACTACCCCTAATATAACTTTTCCTAGTTCAACAACCCCCAATATAACTTTCTCTACAGTAACTGTTCCTACTATAACAACCTCTAATTCCACTTTCCCTAACGTAACTATTTCTACTATGACTACACCATATTATACGAGTACCCCTAACTCGACTTTCCCCACTCCTAATATTACTATCTCTACCACTCCTACTCCGCCTACCACGACCCCTACCCCGGaggatgatggtgatgatgaagatgatccAGAGCTCTCAGAACTGCTCAAGAGGCTAGAAGTGAAAGTTGGAGTTGTGGTCAGACTCACTAAACGTGGAAGGAATAATAATAAGGAAGTGCTTGTAgattaa